A genomic window from Purpureocillium takamizusanense chromosome 2, complete sequence includes:
- a CDS encoding Taurine dioxygenase (COG:E~EggNog:ENOG503NTVZ), whose protein sequence is MAPSVVETTTTTTSQPKPVPAYKLHVGNYKEIDAHNIDREAETGENGAKYPHYLPTWNREQKWPPLEPFEHYEHGKDADTSFPNLLPPSSVSVTHLTPSIGSEVKGIQLSSLTDAGKDELARFVAERKVVAFRNQDFADLSIPDALAYGSYFGRHHIHPTSGAPEGFPEVHLVHRGENDSGARDFFQARTSSVAWHSDVSYEQQPPGTTFLYILNKPDTGGDTIFVDAVQAYKRLSPLFRERLHGLKATHSGIEQVNAAAARNSIKRREPVVNEHPIIRTHPATGEKAIYVNPQFTREIVGLKREESDALLKFLYDHLAYGADFQARVKWEEGTVVIWDNRVTQHSAIVDWENGQRRHLARITPQAERPYETPFDG, encoded by the exons atggctccctccgtcgtcgagacgacgacgaccaccacctcccAGCCCAAGCCCGTGCCGGCGTACAAGCTGCACGTCGGCAACTACAAGGAGATTGACGCCCACAACATCGACCgcgaggcggagacgggcgagaacGGCGCCAAG TACCCTCACTACCTCCCCACATGGAACCGCGAGCAAAAGTGGCCGCCCCTGGAGCCGTTTGAGCACTACGAgcacggcaaggacgccgaCACAAGCTTCCCCAACCTGCTGCCCccgtcgtccgtctccgTCACGCACCTGACGCCCTCCATCGGCTccgaggtcaagggcatCCAGCTGTCGTCGCTCACCGACGCGGGcaaggacgagctcgcgcgcttcgtcgccgagcgcaaGGTCGTCGCCTTCCGCAACCAGGACTTTGCCGACCTGTCCATCCCCGACGCGCTTGCCTACGGCTCCTACTTTGGCCGCCACCACATCCACCCGACGTCGGGCGCCCCCGAGGGCTTCCCCGAGGTGCACCTCGTCCACCGCGGCGAGaacgacagcggcgccagggACTTCTTCCAGGCCCGCACCAGCTCCGTCGCCTGGCACTCGGACGTGTCGtacgagcagcagccccccgGCACCACCTTCCTCTACATCCTCAACAAGCCcgacacgggcggcgacaccatcttcgtcgacgccgtgcagGCCTACAAGCGCCTGAGCCCGCTGTTCCGCGAGCGCCTCCACGGCCTCAAGGCCACGCACTCGGGCATCGAGCAGGTcaacgctgccgccgcgcgcaacAGCATCaagcgccgcgagcccgtcgtcaacgagcACCCCATCATCCGCACGCACCCGGCCACGGGCGAGAAGGCCATCTATGTCAACCCTCAGT TCACCCGCGAAATCGTCGGCCTCAAGCGCGAAGAGTCGGACGCCCTGCTCAAGTTCCTGTACGACCACCTGGCGTACGGCGCCGACTTCCAGGCCCGCGTCaagtgggaggagggcacCGTCGTCATCTGGGACAACCGCGTGACGCAGCAcagcgccatcgtcgactgGGAGAACGGTCAGCGCCGGCACCTGGCGCGCATCACGCCCCAGGCCGAGCGGCCGTACGAGACTCCCTTTGACGGCTGA
- a CDS encoding uncharacterized protein (EggNog:ENOG503NUGF~COG:Q) has translation MVKIGGNFDAYLAEAPNSTARKAHGVLYLPDVRRLWQNSKLMADAFAASGYTTLIPDLFDGDSLPPDRTSETTIIDWILHGVPGKHAHIAEYVDPIVVAGIEAMRDIGIVKIAAVGYCFGAKYVVRHYKSGIEAGFIAHPSLVEDQELQAITGPLSIAAAEIDNIFPAEMRHKSEEILVKTGQRYQINLYGGVEHGFAVRRNMDVAVERFARDQAFRQAVTWFDEWLS, from the exons ATGGTCAAAATCGGCGGTAATTTCGATGCGTACCTGGCTGAGGCTCCGAACAGCACAGCCCGAAAAGCCCACGGCGTGCTCTATCTGCCCGACGTGAGGAGACTATGGCAAAACAGCAAGCTAATGGCCGATGCTTTTGCCGCGAGCGGATATACAACCTTGATACCCGACCTATTTGACGGTGACTCTCTGCCGCCAGATAGGACCAGCGAGACGACAATCATCGACTGGATTCTCCACGGTGTACCTGGCAAGCATGCCCATATAGCCGAATACGTAGACCCAATTGTCGTTGCGGGCATTGAGGCAATGCGCGATATAGGAATCGTCAAGATTGCCGCGGTAGGCTATTGTTTTGGAGCCAAG TATGTCGTGCGGCACTACAAAAGTGGCATTGAGGCCGGATTTATCGCTCATCCGTCGTTGGTCGAGGACCAAGAGCTCCAGGCCATCACCGGTCCCCTCtccatcgcggccgccgagatTGACAACATATTCCCTGCCGAGATGCGCCACAAGTCTGAGGAGATACTCGTCAAGACGGGTCAGCGGTACCAGATCAACTTGTATGGGGGCGTGGAGCATGGATTCGCGGTGCGCCGCAACATGGACGTCGCGGTTGAGAGATTCGCCAGGGACCAGGCGTTCCGACAGGCGGTGACGTGGTTTGACGAATGGCTTTCGTGA